A portion of the Stigmatella aurantiaca DW4/3-1 genome contains these proteins:
- the radC gene encoding RadC family protein, with product MGRAAAMRTVGEAASAGEGSVRARPPGLDEVRERLFQLGASALTDPELLSVLLGPGTRTHHLAEQLVSGLGGLKALIHMDPLQLCTRPWLGPVRTAQVLAALELGRRAQRATERRPRLRTPKEIHLYLSPTLNALRREVFHVLCFNPRNVLLGNVRVAEGTMNTCPVDPREVYAAALSLRATALVFAHNHPSGDPEPSAQDVRLTAQLAEAGQLLGIKVLDHLVLGDGTYVSLLERGLLPGTEGRNAWSAVGGPG from the coding sequence ATGGGACGGGCGGCGGCGATGAGGACGGTGGGGGAGGCGGCATCCGCGGGCGAAGGGTCGGTGAGGGCACGGCCGCCAGGACTGGACGAGGTGCGGGAGCGCCTCTTCCAGCTGGGCGCCTCGGCCCTCACCGATCCGGAGCTTCTCTCGGTGTTGCTGGGTCCGGGCACCCGCACGCATCACCTCGCCGAGCAGCTTGTCTCGGGGCTCGGTGGGCTCAAGGCGTTGATTCACATGGATCCGCTGCAACTGTGCACGCGGCCTTGGCTGGGGCCCGTGAGGACCGCGCAGGTGCTGGCGGCGCTGGAGCTGGGCCGCCGGGCCCAACGGGCGACGGAGCGGCGCCCGCGGCTGCGGACCCCGAAAGAGATCCACTTGTACCTGTCCCCCACCCTGAACGCCTTGCGGCGAGAGGTCTTTCACGTCCTGTGCTTCAACCCGCGCAACGTGCTGCTGGGGAACGTGCGGGTGGCCGAGGGGACGATGAACACGTGCCCGGTGGACCCGCGCGAGGTGTACGCCGCCGCGCTGAGCTTGAGGGCCACGGCCCTCGTGTTCGCGCACAACCACCCTTCGGGAGACCCCGAGCCCTCGGCGCAGGACGTGCGCCTCACGGCGCAGTTGGCCGAGGCGGGCCAGTTGCTGGGCATCAAGGTCCTGGATCACCTGGTGCTGGGCGACGGCACGTACGTGTCGCTGCTGGAGCGAGGGCTGCTCCCGGGCACGGAAGGCCGGAACGCATGGAGCGCAGTGGGAGGGCCTGGCTGA
- a CDS encoding aldehyde dehydrogenase: MQKVLNYIGGELVPPASGQWLDKPEPATAELYAHVPDSDETDVQRAVEAATKAFPAWAAMAASERSRLLRRLADTVRTRLEAFARAESIDTGKPLSVASSVDIPRSILNLEFFADAVTQFSSEAHATDSLALNYTLRSPLGVVGCISPWNLPLYLFTWKIAPALAMGNCVVAKPSEVTPMTAFLLAQVCREVGLPPGVLNIVHGLGAKVGAAMSRHPDIAALSFTGSTRTGAEIARTAAPLFKKLSLEMGGKNPNVVFADCDFDEALATTVRSSFANQGQICLCGPRIFVQAPLYERFKEALVERTRALKVGDPLEPGTEQGALVSQQHFEKVMGYIDLSVQEGGRLLTGGRRAKLDGRCRNGWFVEPTLVEGLGPECRTNQEEIFGPVATLTPFEREEDVLAWANATRYGLAASVWTKDLSRAHRFAAKLHSGIVWVNCWMLRDLRTPFGGVKDSGVGREGGHEVLRFFTEPKNVCVKL; the protein is encoded by the coding sequence GTGCAGAAGGTCCTCAACTATATCGGTGGGGAGCTGGTCCCTCCCGCTTCGGGGCAGTGGCTCGACAAACCCGAGCCCGCGACGGCCGAGCTGTATGCCCACGTGCCCGACTCGGATGAAACCGACGTCCAGCGCGCCGTCGAGGCGGCCACGAAGGCATTCCCGGCCTGGGCGGCCATGGCCGCGTCCGAGCGGTCCCGGCTGCTGCGCCGCTTGGCCGACACGGTGCGCACCCGCCTGGAGGCGTTCGCCCGTGCCGAGTCCATCGATACCGGCAAGCCGCTGTCGGTGGCCTCCAGCGTGGACATCCCGCGCAGCATCCTGAACCTCGAGTTCTTCGCCGACGCGGTGACGCAGTTCTCCAGCGAAGCCCACGCCACCGACTCGCTGGCGCTCAACTACACCCTGCGCTCGCCGCTGGGGGTGGTGGGATGCATCTCTCCCTGGAACCTGCCGCTCTACCTGTTCACCTGGAAGATTGCCCCCGCGCTGGCCATGGGCAATTGCGTGGTGGCCAAGCCCTCCGAGGTGACGCCCATGACCGCCTTTCTCCTGGCGCAGGTGTGCCGGGAGGTGGGGCTGCCGCCGGGCGTGCTCAACATCGTGCACGGGCTGGGGGCCAAGGTGGGCGCCGCCATGAGCCGCCATCCGGACATCGCCGCGCTCTCCTTCACGGGCAGCACGCGCACGGGGGCCGAGATTGCCCGGACGGCGGCGCCCCTCTTCAAGAAGCTCTCGCTGGAGATGGGGGGCAAGAACCCCAACGTGGTCTTCGCGGACTGCGACTTCGATGAGGCGCTGGCCACCACCGTCCGTTCCTCCTTCGCCAACCAAGGGCAGATCTGCCTGTGTGGCCCCCGCATCTTCGTGCAGGCCCCCCTCTACGAGCGCTTCAAGGAAGCGCTGGTGGAGCGCACCCGGGCCCTGAAGGTGGGAGACCCGCTGGAGCCGGGCACGGAGCAGGGGGCGCTCGTCTCCCAGCAGCATTTCGAGAAGGTGATGGGCTACATCGATCTGTCCGTCCAGGAAGGAGGCCGGCTCCTGACGGGAGGGCGCCGGGCGAAGCTGGATGGACGGTGCCGCAACGGGTGGTTCGTGGAGCCCACGCTTGTGGAAGGGCTGGGGCCGGAGTGCCGCACCAACCAGGAAGAGATCTTCGGCCCGGTGGCCACACTCACCCCCTTCGAGCGGGAGGAGGACGTGCTCGCGTGGGCCAACGCCACCCGGTACGGGCTGGCGGCGAGCGTGTGGACGAAGGACCTGAGCCGGGCACACCGCTTCGCCGCGAAGCTCCACAGCGGCATCGTCTGGGTGAACTGCTGGATGCTGAGGGATTTGCGGACGCCCTTTGGCGGGGTGAAGGACTCCGGGGTGGGGCGGGAGGGGGGCCACGAGGTGCTGCGCTTCTTCACCGAGCCCAAGAACGTGTGCGTGAAGCTATGA
- a CDS encoding FAD-dependent oxidoreductase, producing MPEIDRTQTVTLAGAGLVGSLLAMFLARRGFQVEVLERRADMRREGGSAGRSINLAISARGLYALRRVGLEQEALRHAIPMRGRMIHPVSGELSLQPYGKDDSQHINSISRAWLNKCLMTHAEETGRVNIRFKQRIQQVDFDTGALTVLDEAGGGTREARTSVLFGTDGSGSAVRQAMMRLPGYTSTQEPLSHGYKELTIPAGPGGTFQMEKNALHIWPRGTYMLIALPNEDGSFTCTLFLPFEGPVSFASLDSPGKVLAFFEERFPDAVPLLPELTHDFFHNPTGTMVTVKGTPWQVGGRALVLGDAAHAIVPFFGQGMNCGFEDCGVLDGCLERHRTWEEAFAEFFHLRKTNADAIADMAVENFTEMSSSTASARFLLEKQVEKALLNAFPGQFLSRYSLVSFSRVPYRMAYEVGTRAGGIVSELSEGLSRVEDVDLERAAQLIQERLVPFMKEHADGFRTEG from the coding sequence ATGCCCGAGATTGACCGGACGCAGACCGTGACGTTGGCCGGGGCGGGGCTGGTTGGTTCGCTGCTGGCCATGTTTCTGGCCCGGCGCGGCTTTCAGGTGGAGGTGCTGGAGCGGCGCGCGGACATGCGGCGGGAGGGAGGCTCGGCGGGACGCTCCATCAACCTCGCCATCTCCGCGCGGGGGCTGTACGCGCTGCGGCGGGTGGGGCTGGAACAGGAGGCGCTGCGGCACGCCATTCCCATGCGGGGCCGGATGATCCATCCGGTGTCCGGTGAGCTGAGCCTGCAACCCTATGGGAAGGACGACTCCCAGCACATCAACAGCATCTCCCGGGCGTGGCTCAACAAGTGCCTGATGACCCACGCGGAAGAAACGGGCCGGGTCAACATTCGCTTCAAGCAACGCATCCAGCAGGTGGATTTCGATACGGGGGCGCTCACCGTGCTGGACGAGGCGGGCGGGGGGACCCGCGAGGCGCGGACCTCCGTGCTGTTCGGAACGGATGGCTCGGGCTCGGCGGTGCGGCAGGCGATGATGCGGCTTCCGGGATACACCTCGACCCAGGAGCCGCTGAGCCATGGTTACAAGGAGCTCACCATTCCGGCGGGGCCAGGCGGCACGTTCCAGATGGAGAAGAACGCGCTGCACATCTGGCCTCGGGGCACCTACATGCTCATTGCGTTGCCGAACGAGGACGGCAGCTTCACCTGCACGCTCTTCCTTCCGTTCGAAGGGCCGGTGAGCTTCGCGTCGCTGGATTCCCCTGGAAAGGTCCTCGCATTCTTCGAGGAGCGATTCCCGGACGCGGTTCCGCTGCTTCCCGAGCTCACGCACGATTTCTTCCACAACCCCACGGGGACCATGGTCACCGTGAAGGGGACGCCTTGGCAGGTGGGAGGCCGTGCGCTGGTGCTGGGAGACGCGGCGCACGCCATCGTGCCGTTCTTCGGGCAGGGGATGAACTGCGGCTTCGAGGACTGCGGGGTGCTCGATGGGTGCCTGGAGCGCCACCGGACGTGGGAGGAAGCCTTCGCCGAGTTCTTCCACCTGCGCAAAACGAACGCGGATGCCATCGCGGACATGGCGGTGGAGAACTTCACCGAGATGAGCAGCAGCACCGCCAGCGCGCGCTTCCTGCTGGAGAAGCAGGTGGAGAAGGCGCTGCTCAATGCGTTTCCAGGACAATTCTTGAGCCGCTACTCGCTGGTGAGCTTTAGCCGGGTGCCCTACCGCATGGCCTATGAGGTGGGTACCCGGGCGGGGGGCATCGTGTCTGAACTGTCCGAGGGGCTGTCCCGAGTGGAGGACGTGGACCTCGAACGCGCTGCCCAGCTCATCCAGGAGCGGCTGGTGCCATTCATGAAGGAGCACGCGGATGGATTTCGGACTGAAGGGTAG
- a CDS encoding 2-keto-4-pentenoate hydratase, whose translation MPMTNHQELAHVLDRARLDAQPIPPLTRTHPDLTLKDAYAIQAEGVRLRTARGERVIGLKMGLTSEAKRKQMNLDSPVYGVLTQQMQVSAGGVFRLQGFIHPKIEPEVAFRTSRELRGRISREEALDACASVFAAMEILDSRYLDFKYFSLPDVVADNSSSSMFVLGSLERPPRELALAKLDMSMEVNGAAVQSALSSAISGDPILSVVQLCELLAERDEALPAGSIVLAGAATAAHMLQPGDEVRLTVEGLGSVSVSVTR comes from the coding sequence ATGCCCATGACGAATCACCAGGAACTGGCCCACGTGCTGGACCGGGCACGGCTCGATGCCCAGCCCATTCCGCCCCTCACACGCACGCACCCGGACCTGACGCTGAAGGACGCCTATGCCATTCAGGCCGAGGGCGTCCGCCTGCGCACCGCGCGCGGCGAGCGGGTCATCGGCCTGAAGATGGGGCTGACCTCGGAGGCCAAGCGCAAGCAGATGAACCTGGATTCCCCCGTCTACGGGGTGCTCACCCAGCAGATGCAAGTCTCCGCTGGAGGCGTTTTCCGGTTGCAGGGTTTTATCCACCCGAAAATCGAGCCGGAGGTCGCCTTCCGCACCTCGCGCGAGCTGCGCGGGCGCATCTCCCGGGAGGAAGCCCTCGATGCGTGCGCGAGCGTGTTCGCGGCCATGGAGATCCTCGATTCGCGCTACCTCGACTTCAAGTACTTCTCCTTGCCGGATGTGGTGGCCGACAACTCCTCGTCCTCGATGTTCGTGCTGGGCTCCCTGGAGCGGCCTCCCCGGGAGCTGGCGCTGGCGAAGCTCGACATGTCCATGGAAGTGAACGGCGCGGCCGTGCAGTCGGCGCTCTCCAGCGCCATCTCCGGAGACCCGATTCTGTCCGTCGTGCAGCTCTGCGAGTTGCTCGCGGAGCGGGACGAGGCCCTGCCCGCCGGAAGCATCGTGCTCGCCGGCGCGGCCACCGCCGCCCACATGCTCCAACCGGGGGACGAGGTCCGCCTCACCGTCGAAGGACTGGGAAGTGTCTCGGTCTCGGTGACGCGCTGA
- the nbaC gene encoding 3-hydroxyanthranilate 3,4-dioxygenase, which produces MGRLQPINFKKWIDEHRHLLKPPVGNQLVWADREFIVMVVGGPNARTDFHINEGEEFFYQVEGDINLRIMEDGKSQDIPIHEGEIFLLPPKVPHSPQRPAGTVGLVLERRRRPEELDGFAWFCPRCDSKLYEETLHVTNLVTQLPPVFDRFFGTPANCTCKQCGFQATRSGGK; this is translated from the coding sequence ATGGGACGCCTGCAACCCATCAACTTCAAGAAGTGGATCGACGAGCACCGCCACCTGCTCAAGCCGCCCGTGGGCAACCAGCTGGTCTGGGCAGACCGGGAGTTCATCGTGATGGTGGTGGGGGGGCCCAACGCGCGCACCGACTTCCACATCAACGAGGGCGAGGAGTTCTTCTACCAGGTGGAGGGGGACATCAACCTGCGGATCATGGAGGACGGCAAGTCCCAGGACATCCCTATCCACGAAGGGGAGATCTTCCTGCTGCCTCCCAAGGTGCCACACTCTCCGCAGCGGCCCGCGGGGACGGTGGGACTGGTGCTGGAGCGGCGGCGGCGGCCCGAGGAGCTGGACGGCTTTGCCTGGTTCTGCCCCCGGTGTGACAGCAAGCTGTACGAGGAGACGCTGCACGTCACCAACCTCGTCACCCAGCTGCCACCGGTGTTCGACCGCTTCTTTGGGACGCCCGCGAACTGCACCTGCAAGCAGTGCGGTTTTCAGGCCACCCGGAGCGGGGGCAAGTGA
- a CDS encoding amidohydrolase family protein, whose product MKIDIHTHLLPAELPRFAERYGYGGFITLEHHQPCRARMLRDDGKFFREIESNCWDPERRLTECDAVGVTAQVLSTVPVMFSYWAKPEHGLDLSRFLNDHLASVVGTNPRRFAGLGTVPLQDVNRAVRELERCVRDLGLAGVQIGSHVNGTNLGDASLYPFFEAAAELGAAVFVHPWDMLGGARLEKYWMPWLVGMPAEVAIAISTLIFSGTLERLPRLRLAFAHGGGSFPGTFGRLQHGFDARPDLVAVDNPVPPRAYLGRFWVDSLVHDAEMLRLILRLLGPEKVALGSDYPFPLGEERPGALLESLTELDAATHERLLWRNALEWLGRSREEFGA is encoded by the coding sequence GTGAAGATCGACATCCACACGCACCTGTTGCCGGCCGAGCTGCCGCGCTTCGCCGAGCGCTATGGCTACGGGGGGTTCATCACCCTGGAGCACCACCAGCCGTGCCGTGCCCGGATGCTGCGGGATGACGGAAAGTTCTTTCGTGAAATCGAGAGCAACTGCTGGGACCCGGAACGCCGCCTGACGGAGTGCGATGCCGTGGGCGTCACCGCGCAGGTGCTCTCCACGGTGCCGGTGATGTTCAGCTACTGGGCCAAGCCGGAGCACGGGCTGGATCTGTCCCGCTTCCTCAATGACCACCTGGCCTCGGTGGTGGGGACGAACCCGCGCCGCTTCGCGGGGCTGGGCACCGTTCCCTTGCAGGATGTGAATCGAGCGGTGCGGGAGCTGGAGCGCTGCGTGCGCGATCTGGGGCTCGCGGGCGTGCAGATTGGCTCCCACGTGAATGGCACCAACCTGGGAGACGCTTCGCTCTATCCCTTCTTCGAGGCGGCGGCGGAGCTGGGCGCGGCGGTGTTCGTCCACCCCTGGGACATGCTGGGCGGGGCGAGGCTGGAGAAGTACTGGATGCCGTGGCTCGTGGGGATGCCGGCCGAGGTGGCGATCGCCATCTCCACGCTCATCTTCTCGGGGACGCTGGAGCGGCTGCCGAGGCTGCGGCTGGCCTTTGCGCACGGGGGAGGGTCCTTCCCGGGGACGTTTGGGCGCCTCCAGCATGGCTTCGATGCGCGGCCGGACCTGGTGGCAGTGGACAATCCCGTGCCGCCCCGGGCCTACCTGGGACGCTTCTGGGTGGACTCCCTGGTGCACGACGCGGAGATGCTGCGCCTCATCCTCCGGCTGCTGGGGCCGGAGAAGGTGGCGCTCGGCAGCGACTACCCGTTTCCTCTGGGCGAGGAGCGTCCAGGGGCGCTGCTGGAGTCCCTGACGGAGCTGGATGCCGCGACCCATGAACGGTTGCTGTGGCGCAACGCCCTCGAATGGCTGGGGCGCTCCCGGGAGGAGTTTGGGGCATGA
- a CDS encoding NAD-dependent protein deacetylase, whose protein sequence is MSALPVPPSPTSVPSNVEALVRLMRGRRAVVLTGAGCSTESGIPDYRGPGTRARARNPIQHMEFLHRAEVRTRYWARSLLGWPRFSSAQPNAAHHALATLERAGHVQGLITQNVDRLHHAAGSTRVIELHGALAEVRCLTCHTREARASLQERLLALNPGFLEHVVEFRPDGDAELSTETLHAFRTADCLHCDGPLKPDVVFFGDNVPRPTVDAAFALLEEGDVLLVVGSSLAIFSGYRFVTRAAERGMPIALVNIGECRGAALANVVLEARAGEVLPLLAERLAQG, encoded by the coding sequence ATGTCTGCCCTTCCTGTGCCCCCTTCCCCCACCTCCGTGCCCTCCAATGTGGAGGCGCTGGTCCGCCTGATGCGCGGCCGGCGCGCCGTCGTGCTCACGGGGGCCGGATGCAGCACCGAGTCGGGAATCCCCGACTACCGCGGCCCTGGAACCCGCGCCCGGGCGCGAAATCCCATCCAGCACATGGAGTTCCTCCACCGGGCCGAAGTCCGGACGCGGTACTGGGCCCGGAGCCTGCTCGGCTGGCCCCGGTTCTCGTCCGCCCAGCCCAACGCCGCCCACCATGCCTTGGCCACCCTGGAGCGGGCCGGGCACGTGCAAGGCCTCATCACCCAGAACGTGGACCGCCTGCACCATGCCGCTGGGAGCACGCGCGTCATCGAGCTGCATGGGGCGCTGGCCGAGGTGCGGTGTCTGACCTGCCACACGCGGGAGGCCCGCGCCTCCTTGCAGGAGCGCCTGCTGGCGCTCAATCCCGGCTTCCTGGAGCACGTGGTGGAGTTCCGGCCCGATGGCGACGCCGAGCTGTCCACCGAAACCCTCCACGCGTTCCGGACCGCCGACTGTCTCCACTGTGACGGCCCGCTCAAGCCCGATGTCGTGTTCTTCGGGGACAACGTCCCCCGCCCCACGGTGGACGCCGCGTTTGCCCTCCTGGAGGAGGGGGATGTGCTGCTCGTGGTGGGCTCGTCCCTGGCCATCTTCTCCGGCTACCGCTTCGTGACCCGGGCCGCCGAGCGCGGCATGCCCATCGCGCTCGTCAACATCGGGGAGTGCCGGGGGGCGGCCCTGGCGAACGTGGTGCTGGAGGCCCGGGCGGGCGAAGTGCTCCCCCTGCTCGCCGAACGCCTCGCCCAGGGATGA
- a CDS encoding RidA family protein, translating into MSQDDRVESKRAPEPVGHYPHARRVGNLLFLSGVGPRERGSKKIPGVELDGEGNIVSYDIETQCHAVFRNVRYILEEAGSSWDRLVDVTVYLTNMKADFPTYNRLWAEYFQDNPPCRTTLEISRLPTPIAIELKCIATLGD; encoded by the coding sequence ATGAGCCAGGACGACCGAGTCGAATCGAAGCGGGCCCCGGAGCCGGTGGGCCATTACCCCCATGCGCGGCGGGTGGGAAACCTCCTGTTCCTGTCCGGGGTGGGGCCCCGTGAGCGGGGCAGCAAGAAGATCCCCGGCGTGGAGCTGGACGGGGAGGGCAACATCGTCTCCTACGACATCGAGACGCAGTGCCACGCGGTGTTCCGCAACGTGCGCTACATCCTGGAGGAGGCGGGCTCCTCGTGGGACCGGCTGGTGGACGTCACGGTGTACCTCACCAACATGAAGGCGGACTTCCCCACCTACAACCGGCTGTGGGCGGAGTACTTCCAGGACAACCCGCCCTGCCGCACGACGCTGGAGATCAGCCGGTTGCCCACGCCGATCGCCATCGAACTCAAGTGCATTGCCACCCTGGGGGATTGA
- a CDS encoding DUF3006 domain-containing protein, producing the protein MAAMVGSGDAGRCSGQAWQVEVVEDTRVQVVELDTGRARTVDRSTLPREAREGDVVVDGRLDPELRARMAQEVAEVRARRAVPVPRGLDLEGSPAPPLTARKEQ; encoded by the coding sequence ATGGCGGCGATGGTGGGAAGTGGGGACGCTGGGCGTTGTTCCGGGCAGGCCTGGCAGGTGGAGGTGGTGGAGGACACGCGCGTCCAGGTGGTGGAGCTGGACACGGGGCGGGCCCGGACGGTGGACCGCTCCACCCTGCCCCGGGAGGCCCGGGAGGGCGACGTGGTGGTGGATGGCCGGTTGGACCCCGAGCTGAGGGCCCGCATGGCCCAGGAGGTAGCCGAAGTCCGGGCTCGCCGGGCTGTTCCTGTTCCTCGGGGACTCGACCTGGAAGGTAGTCCCGCTCCTCCGTTGACGGCGCGAAAGGAACAGTGA
- a CDS encoding SDR family oxidoreductase — protein sequence MDFGLKGRRALVLGASSGLGFAIASTLVKEGTKVAICSRSEERIRAAALSMGAVEGIAADLTAPGSTRSVVEKAIAALGGVDILVINTGGPPKGGILEVSDAQWQEGFQSLWMGAVEGIRAAVPGMKERGWGRIVLVTSSSAREPMTGLTISSGLRAGLMGLTKIVSDEVACHGITLNAVLPGYHATDRLKQLGIAEDRLSAQIPARRLGRPEELGALVAFLASEQAAYITGQSIVADGGASRGF from the coding sequence ATGGATTTCGGACTGAAGGGTAGACGGGCGCTGGTGCTGGGCGCCTCCAGCGGGCTGGGGTTCGCCATCGCCTCGACGCTGGTGAAGGAAGGGACGAAGGTGGCCATCTGCTCGCGCAGCGAGGAGCGGATTCGCGCCGCGGCCTTGAGCATGGGGGCGGTGGAGGGGATCGCGGCGGACCTCACGGCGCCGGGAAGCACCCGGTCGGTCGTGGAGAAAGCCATCGCGGCGCTGGGAGGCGTGGACATCCTGGTCATCAACACGGGAGGCCCCCCGAAAGGCGGCATCCTGGAGGTTTCCGACGCCCAGTGGCAGGAGGGGTTCCAGAGCCTGTGGATGGGAGCGGTGGAGGGGATTCGGGCGGCGGTGCCAGGAATGAAGGAGCGGGGCTGGGGCCGCATCGTGCTGGTGACCTCCTCGTCCGCGCGCGAGCCCATGACGGGTTTGACGATCTCCAGCGGCCTGAGGGCGGGGTTGATGGGGCTCACCAAGATCGTCAGCGATGAAGTGGCGTGTCACGGCATCACCCTGAACGCGGTGCTCCCGGGCTACCACGCCACGGATCGGCTGAAGCAACTGGGCATTGCCGAGGATCGTCTCTCCGCGCAGATTCCGGCGCGTCGGCTGGGCCGCCCCGAAGAGTTGGGCGCGTTGGTGGCGTTCCTGGCCTCGGAGCAGGCGGCGTACATCACCGGCCAGTCCATCGTGGCGGATGGGGGCGCGTCGCGTGGTTTCTGA
- the kynU gene encoding kynureninase yields the protein MTEASMRFEEGEGFARRMDAEDPLRSFREEFLFPQSPQGEPLVYLAGNSLGLQPRRAQQYVQEEMEDWARLGVEGHFHARRPWLPYHENLTGQTARLVGALPLEVVVMNTLSVNLHLMMVSFYRPTRERFKILIEGGAFPSDQYAVASQARFHGFDPKDAVLKLEPRAGEDTLRTEDILETLERHGSEIALVLLGNVNYLTGQAFDMKALTQAAHARGCRVGFDLAHGAGNLRLSLHDDGPDFAVWCSYKYLNGGPGALGGVFIHERHARAEGLPRFEGWWGNDKAIRFQMGPDFVPLPGAEGWQLSNPPIFQLAALRASMELFDRATMPSLRGKGDRLTGYLEFLLDRLPSGFVRITTPRDVKARGSQLSLRFSKDPRRLLTRLSEAGVCCDFRSPDIIRAAPAPLYNSFQDVYRFVKVLESHARD from the coding sequence ATGACGGAGGCTTCGATGCGTTTCGAGGAAGGGGAGGGGTTCGCACGGAGGATGGACGCGGAAGATCCGCTGCGCTCCTTCCGGGAGGAGTTCCTCTTTCCGCAAAGCCCCCAGGGCGAGCCGCTGGTCTACCTCGCGGGCAACTCCCTGGGGCTTCAGCCTCGCCGGGCACAGCAGTACGTCCAGGAGGAGATGGAGGACTGGGCCCGGCTGGGCGTGGAGGGCCACTTCCATGCCCGGCGCCCCTGGCTGCCGTACCACGAGAACCTGACTGGGCAGACAGCACGCTTGGTGGGGGCGTTGCCGCTCGAAGTCGTGGTGATGAATACCCTCTCGGTGAACCTGCACCTGATGATGGTGTCGTTCTACCGGCCTACCCGCGAGCGCTTCAAAATTCTCATTGAAGGAGGAGCGTTCCCTTCGGACCAGTACGCGGTGGCGTCGCAGGCGCGCTTCCACGGCTTCGATCCGAAGGACGCCGTGCTGAAGCTGGAGCCGCGGGCCGGTGAGGACACACTGCGCACCGAGGACATCCTCGAGACGCTGGAGCGGCACGGGTCCGAGATCGCCCTGGTGCTGCTCGGCAACGTGAACTACCTCACGGGGCAGGCCTTCGACATGAAGGCCCTCACCCAGGCCGCGCACGCGCGTGGCTGCCGGGTTGGGTTCGATCTGGCGCATGGTGCGGGCAACCTGCGGCTCTCGCTGCACGACGATGGGCCCGACTTCGCCGTGTGGTGCTCGTACAAGTACCTCAATGGAGGGCCCGGCGCGCTGGGCGGCGTCTTCATCCACGAGCGGCATGCCCGGGCGGAGGGACTTCCGCGCTTCGAGGGTTGGTGGGGCAACGACAAAGCCATCCGCTTCCAGATGGGGCCTGACTTCGTCCCACTGCCGGGAGCAGAGGGATGGCAGCTCTCCAATCCGCCCATCTTTCAGCTCGCGGCCCTGAGGGCGTCGATGGAGCTGTTCGACCGGGCCACCATGCCCAGCTTGCGCGGCAAGGGAGACCGGCTCACCGGCTATCTGGAGTTCCTGCTCGACCGGCTTCCCTCAGGCTTCGTGCGCATCACCACCCCTCGGGACGTGAAGGCGAGGGGCTCGCAGCTCTCGTTGCGCTTCTCGAAGGATCCGCGGCGCTTGCTGACGCGGCTCTCCGAGGCGGGCGTCTGCTGTGATTTCCGATCGCCCGACATCATCCGCGCCGCGCCCGCGCCGCTGTACAACTCCTTTCAGGATGTCTACCGCTTCGTGAAGGTGCTGGAGAGCCATGCCCGAGATTGA